From the genome of Emys orbicularis isolate rEmyOrb1 chromosome 17, rEmyOrb1.hap1, whole genome shotgun sequence, one region includes:
- the FZD9 gene encoding frizzled-9 has product MAALRLKIIVSFLCQLVVASTLEIGSYDIERGREARCQPIEIPMCQGIGYNMTRMPNYMGHENQREAAIKLHEFAPLVEYGCHVHLRFFLCSLYAPMCTDQVSTSIPACKPMCEQARHKCAPIMEQFNFGWPESLDCSKLPTKNDPNALCMEAPENATPGDAPKGQGMLPVAPRPRPSGTGEGRGPNSLGSCENPEKFQYVEKSLSCAPKCSPGVDVYWSREDKDFAFIWMAVWSTLCFVSTAFTVLTFLLDPHRFQYPERPIIFLSMCYNVYSVAFIIRSVAGAENIACDRENGELYIIQEGLESTGCTIVFLILYYFGMASSLWWVILTLTWFLAAGKKWGHEAIEAHSSYFHMAAWGIPAMKTIVILTMRKVAGDELTGLCYVGSMDVGALTGFVLIPLSCYLVIGTSFILTGFVALFHIRKIMKTGGTNTEKLEKLMVKIGVFSILYTVPATCVIVCYFYERLNMDYWNLRALEHGCMAFPGRRSTHCSLEASVPTVAVFMLKIFMSLVVGITSGVWVWSSKTLQTWQSLCNRKLGMRTRGKPCSGVTCTGAHCHYKAPTVTLHMTKTDPYLDHPTHV; this is encoded by the coding sequence ATGGCAGCCCTGCGCCTGAAAATCATCGTGTCCTTCCTGTGCCAGCTGGTGGTGGCCTCCACCTTGGAGATCGGCTCCTACGACATCGAGCGGGGCCGCGAGGCCAGATGCCAGCCCATCGAGATCCCCATGTGCCAGGGCATCGGTTACAACATGACCCGCATGCCCAACTACATGGGGCACGAGAACCAGCGGGAGGCGGCCATCAAGCTGCACGAGTTTGCCCCCCTGGTGGAGTACGGCTGCCATGTCCACCTGCGCTTCTTCCTCTGCTCCCTCTACGCCCCCATGTGCACGGACCAGGTGAGCACCAGCATCCCGGCCTGCAAGCCCATGTGTGAGCAGGCCCGGCACAAGTGCGCCCCTATCATGGAGCAGTTCAACTTTGGCTGGCCGGAGTCCCTGGACTGCAGCAAGCTGCCCACCAAGAACGATCCCAATGCCCTGTGCATGGAGGCGCCCGAGAACGCCACCCCTGGGGACGCTCCGAAGGGACAGGGCATGCTCCCAGTGGCGCCACGCCCCAGGCCCTCAGGGACTGGAGAGGGCAGGGGGCCGAACAGCTTAGGGTCATGTGAAAACCCCGAGAAGTTCCAGTACGTGGAGAAGAGCCTCTCCTGTGCCCCCAAATGCTCCCCTGGGGTGGATGTGTACTGGTCCCGGGAGGACAAAGATTTTGCCTTCATATGGATGGCAGTTTGGTCAACGCTGTGTTTCGTCTCCACGGCCTTTACGGTGCTCACCTTCCTGCTGGACCCGCACCGGTTCCAATACCCGGAGAGacccatcatcttcctctccatgTGCTACAATGTCTACTCGGTGGCCTTCATCATTCGCTCAGTGGCTGGGGCTGAGAACATAGCCTGTGACCGGGAGAACGGGGAGCTGTACATCATTCAGGAGGGGCTAGAAAGCACCGGCTGCACCATTGTCTTTCTCATCCTCTACTACTTCGGCATGGCCAGTTCGCTCTGGTGGGTCATCCTGACTTTGACCTGGTTCCTGGCAGCTGGGAAGAAATGGGGACACGAGGCTATCGAAGCCCACAGCAGCTACTTCCACATGGCCGCGTGGGGCATCCCAGCCATGAAGACTATTGTCATCCTCACCATGCGAAAGGTGGCAGGAGATGAGCTCACCGGGCTCTGTTACGTGGGAAGCATGGACGTCGGTGCCTTGACGGGGTTCGTGCTCATCCCGCTGTCCTGCTACCTGGTGATCGGCACCTCCTTCATCCTCACGGGCTTCGTCGCCCTCTTCCACATCCGGAAGATCATGAAGACGGGAGGCACCAACACAGAGAAGCTGGAGAAGCTGATGGTGAAGATTGGGGTCTTCTCCATCCTCTACACCGTCCCGGCCACATGCGTCATCGTCTGCTACTTCTACGAGCGGCTCAATATGGATTACTGGAACCTCAGGGCGTTGGAGCACGGCTGCATGGCCTTCCCCGGCAGGCGCAGCACCCACTGCTCTTTGGAAGCCTCGGTACCCACCGTGGCTGTCTTTATGCTAAAGATTTTCATGTCGCTGGTGGTGGGCATCACCAGTGGCGTGTGGGTGTGGAGCTCCAAGACGCTCCAGACCTGGCAGAGCCTGTGCAACAGAAAACTGGGCATGAGGACTAGGGGGAAGCCTTGCAGCGGGGTCACTTGCACTGGGGCGCATTGCCATTACAAAGCCCCTACGGTCACGTTACACATGACCAAAACAGACCCTTACCTGGACCATCCCACGCATGTCTAG